One segment of Triticum aestivum cultivar Chinese Spring chromosome 2A, IWGSC CS RefSeq v2.1, whole genome shotgun sequence DNA contains the following:
- the LOC123191281 gene encoding cytochrome P450 84A1-like has protein sequence MVDDLLAFLGDADQASAKDLRLTRDNVNALIMDMLFGRPDNVGFTIEWEMTEMIHCPNILLQLHRELANIVGFERMVGESDLAKLPFLNCVIKETLRMHPPIPVILRGTTKDCVLGGYSVPRASRVFINTWAINRDGEAWKNPDTFRPSRFMLNGDALGLDLKGGCYEFLSFGSGTRSCPGQGLGQHWVEFAVAQLGHGFNWKLPDDMNPMQLDMSDTIGSTVSRATRLCAVPTPCLRCPL, from the exons ATGGTAGACGACCTACTCGCGTTCCTCGGTGATGCCGACCAAGCCAGCGCCAAGGACCTGCGCCTCACCCGCGACAACGTCAATGCCTTGATCATG GACATGTTGTTTGGCAGGCCGGATAATGTCGGCTTCACCATTGAGTGGGAAATGACAGAGATGATTCATTGCCCTAACATCCTTCTGCAGCTGCATCGGGAGCTCGCAAACATTGTGGGGTTTGAGCGGATGGTCGGCGAATCGGATCTTGCCAAGCTCCCCTTCCTTAACTGCGTCATCAAGGAGACACTTCGGATGCACCCGCCGATCCCGGTTATCCTCCGTGGGACCACCAAAGATTGTGTCCTTGGTGGATACTCGGTGCCCAGGGCCTCTCGCGTATTCATCAACACGTGGGCAATCAACCGAGACGGCGAGGCATGGAAGAACCCTGACACTTTCCGGCCATCCAGGTTCATGCTCAATGGGGATGCCCTCGGGCTAGATCTCAAAGGCGGTTGCTATGAGTTCTTGTCATTTGGTTCTGGAACACGCTCATGCCCGGGGCAAGGGCTCGGCCAGCATTGGGTGGAGTTTGCCGTAGCACAGCTCGGGCACGGGTTTAACTGGAAGCTACCCGATGACATGAATCCAATGCAGCTTGACATGAGCGACACGATCGGTTCGACCGTGTCGCGTGCCACACGGCTCTGCGCGGTGCCCACACCCTGCCTCAGATGTCCTTTGTAA